One Streptomyces sp. P9-A2 DNA window includes the following coding sequences:
- a CDS encoding WXG100 family type VII secretion target, whose translation MAEARLEDFPALGFVPCPGDHTVADDVAKTVRRTAKALVEICQVLHGTGAGDWKGKTAEAFREKFDDEFRPRMDDARDSFRDAATALEDWAAYMENKQAAAVRLEAQAAELNEQLGKAHAKADKLKKADDDTKDTQDHKDQVQDANRAVNTKELELDELRRKGRRMARNYGEYGKETAERLKNAMDIAPDEPGMWDKLGDAIEGLGKALADLPGQVGDLLSDIGKWIKDHADWITVAASVIGVIAIFCPVLAPLAIGLSAVALFAHAAAYGWNGLFPPTGQNIGNWLTLGGDALGMVPGVGAAKAGIMAGFKAGRGAGGLVAGTTVGIKTAGTTAKNVMKAADPVAAVIDRPVMAVASKLGVSRGAALTATEGIQAAAQLTWTAPTVINTYETSTGRYDAATWGTGVGNIATGAGGGRTGGIVAVGSVIGLGAWELTD comes from the coding sequence ATGGCTGAGGCGAGGCTGGAAGACTTCCCGGCTTTGGGGTTCGTTCCCTGTCCCGGTGACCACACGGTGGCCGATGACGTGGCCAAGACGGTCCGCAGGACAGCAAAGGCGCTCGTCGAGATCTGCCAGGTTCTGCACGGCACTGGTGCAGGCGACTGGAAGGGGAAGACCGCGGAGGCATTCCGCGAAAAGTTCGACGACGAGTTCCGCCCGCGTATGGACGACGCCCGCGACTCGTTCCGCGACGCCGCCACCGCCTTGGAGGACTGGGCGGCGTACATGGAGAACAAGCAGGCGGCCGCCGTACGGCTGGAGGCCCAAGCGGCCGAGCTCAACGAGCAACTGGGCAAGGCTCACGCCAAGGCCGACAAGCTCAAGAAGGCCGACGACGACACGAAGGACACCCAGGACCACAAGGACCAGGTCCAGGACGCCAACCGGGCGGTGAACACCAAGGAACTCGAGCTGGACGAACTCCGCCGCAAGGGCCGCCGGATGGCCAGGAACTACGGGGAGTACGGCAAGGAGACAGCCGAACGCCTGAAGAACGCCATGGACATCGCCCCGGACGAGCCCGGCATGTGGGACAAGCTCGGAGACGCCATCGAGGGCCTCGGCAAGGCCCTGGCCGACCTGCCGGGTCAGGTGGGCGATCTGCTCTCCGACATTGGCAAATGGATCAAAGACCACGCGGATTGGATCACCGTCGCGGCCTCCGTCATCGGCGTCATCGCCATCTTCTGCCCGGTGCTCGCTCCGCTGGCCATCGGACTGAGCGCGGTGGCGCTCTTTGCGCATGCCGCGGCATACGGCTGGAACGGACTCTTTCCGCCCACCGGCCAGAACATCGGCAACTGGCTCACACTGGGCGGCGACGCGCTCGGCATGGTGCCCGGCGTCGGTGCCGCGAAGGCGGGCATCATGGCCGGATTCAAGGCGGGACGGGGAGCCGGCGGTCTCGTCGCAGGTACCACGGTCGGCATCAAGACGGCCGGTACGACGGCGAAGAACGTCATGAAGGCCGCCGACCCGGTCGCCGCAGTGATCGACAGGCCCGTGATGGCCGTCGCCAGCAAGTTGGGGGTCTCGCGCGGTGCCGCCCTGACCGCCACGGAAGGCATTCAGGCCGCCGCGCAGCTCACGTGGACGGCACCGACCGTGATCAATACCTACGAGACGAGCACCGGCCGATACGACGCCGCCACCTGGGGCACCGGCGTGGGCAACATCGCCACGGGCGCCGGAGGCGGCAGGACCGGCGGGATCGTCGCCGTCGGCAGTGTCATCGGCCTGGGGGCCTGGGAGCTGACGGACTGA
- a CDS encoding Txe/YoeB family addiction module toxin translates to MKITFSSRAWEDYLWWQLQDRKILKRINTLIADIARNGNEGIGKPEPLKHGFQGYWSRRINDEHRLIYKATEDGVLIAQCRYHYES, encoded by the coding sequence ATGAAGATCACCTTCTCCTCCCGCGCCTGGGAGGACTATCTGTGGTGGCAGCTTCAGGACCGGAAGATCCTGAAGCGCATCAATACGCTCATCGCGGACATCGCCAGAAACGGCAACGAGGGGATCGGCAAACCGGAACCGCTCAAGCACGGATTCCAGGGCTACTGGTCGCGCCGCATCAACGACGAGCACCGACTGATCTACAAGGCCACCGAGGACGGCGTCCTGATCGCACAGTGCCGCTACCACTACGAGAGCTGA
- a CDS encoding pyridoxal phosphate-dependent aminotransferase has translation MAGMTSSARPLLNRRLAGFGTTIFAEMSALALRTGSINLGQGFPDTDGPEEVREAAVRALRDGRGNQYPPGPGVPELRTAIAAHQQRHYGLTPDPDTEVLVTAGATEAIAASLLALLEPGDEVVALEPYYDSYAACIAMAGATRVPVTLRPREGRFHLDLDELRDAVTDRTRLLLINTPHNPTGTVLTREELAAIAELAVERDLLVVTDEVYEHLVFDDAEHVPLATFPGMRDRTVTISSAGKTFSFTGWKVGWVTSTQELVTAVRTAKQYLTYVSAGPFQYAVAEALRLPDAYFDSLRADLHRKRDLLGDGLRSAGFEVYQPRGTYFITTDITPFGEKDAYAFCRALPERCGVVAVPVSVFYDDPAAGRSQVRFTFCKKDAVLTEAAGRLQRLAP, from the coding sequence ATGGCCGGCATGACCTCCAGCGCACGTCCCCTCCTGAACCGCCGGCTCGCCGGGTTCGGGACCACGATCTTCGCCGAGATGTCCGCCCTGGCCCTGCGCACCGGCTCCATCAACCTGGGCCAGGGCTTCCCGGACACCGACGGTCCCGAGGAGGTCAGGGAGGCGGCGGTGCGGGCGCTGCGGGACGGCCGCGGCAACCAGTACCCGCCCGGCCCCGGCGTCCCCGAACTGCGCACCGCGATCGCCGCGCACCAGCAACGCCACTACGGCCTCACCCCCGACCCCGACACGGAGGTCCTGGTCACCGCGGGCGCCACCGAGGCGATCGCCGCGTCGCTGCTCGCCCTGCTGGAGCCGGGCGACGAGGTGGTCGCCCTGGAGCCGTACTACGACTCGTACGCGGCCTGCATCGCGATGGCGGGTGCCACGCGTGTGCCGGTCACCCTGCGCCCCCGTGAGGGCCGCTTCCACCTCGACCTCGACGAACTGCGCGACGCCGTCACCGACCGCACCCGCCTGCTGCTGATCAACACCCCGCACAACCCGACCGGCACCGTCCTCACCCGCGAGGAACTGGCCGCGATCGCCGAGCTGGCGGTGGAACGCGACCTGCTGGTGGTGACGGACGAGGTGTACGAGCACCTCGTCTTCGACGACGCCGAACACGTCCCCCTGGCGACCTTCCCCGGCATGCGCGACCGCACGGTCACCATCTCCAGCGCCGGCAAGACCTTCTCGTTCACCGGCTGGAAGGTCGGCTGGGTGACCAGTACCCAGGAACTCGTGACCGCCGTCCGGACGGCCAAGCAGTACCTGACCTACGTCAGCGCGGGCCCCTTCCAGTACGCGGTCGCCGAAGCGCTGCGCCTGCCGGACGCGTACTTCGACAGCCTCCGCGCCGACCTCCACCGCAAGCGCGACCTGCTCGGCGACGGCCTGCGCTCCGCCGGCTTCGAGGTCTACCAGCCCCGGGGCACGTACTTCATCACCACCGACATCACCCCCTTCGGCGAGAAGGACGCCTACGCCTTCTGCCGCGCCCTCCCCGAACGCTGCGGCGTCGTCGCCGTCCCCGTATCCGTCTTCTACGACGACCCAGCAGCCGGCCGCAGCCAAGTCCGCTTCACCTTCTGCAAAAAGGACGCGGTTCTCACCGAGGCCGCCGGCCGCCTGCAACGCCTGGCTCCCTGA
- a CDS encoding DUF2617 family protein, which translates to MLTTLTTSYTDTRAADLAWALGCEPLPALATLDLELTGAKVQLRLLGASHQVLLEEEQGVCSETVACIRGSRTPLPLGVATRVGDWEYEFAARVEMLSPGSFAGRAQELLALVSDHPRGLAGVFPGSPHAFTAMLAQRQGSQVHWRTWHAYPQDGQVVATRTRVGVRVKAAV; encoded by the coding sequence ATGCTCACGACCCTGACCACCTCCTACACCGACACGCGTGCGGCCGATCTCGCCTGGGCCCTGGGGTGCGAGCCGCTGCCCGCGCTGGCCACGCTCGACCTCGAACTGACGGGGGCCAAAGTCCAGTTGAGGCTCCTCGGCGCGTCCCACCAGGTGCTGCTGGAGGAGGAGCAGGGCGTCTGTTCGGAGACCGTGGCGTGCATCCGGGGCTCCAGAACGCCTCTTCCGCTGGGCGTCGCCACCCGGGTGGGCGACTGGGAGTACGAGTTCGCCGCCCGTGTGGAGATGCTCTCCCCGGGCTCCTTCGCGGGCCGTGCCCAGGAACTGCTCGCCCTGGTCTCCGACCATCCGCGCGGTCTCGCCGGCGTGTTCCCCGGGAGCCCGCACGCGTTCACCGCGATGCTCGCCCAGCGCCAGGGGAGCCAGGTCCACTGGCGGACCTGGCACGCCTATCCGCAGGACGGCCAGGTGGTGGCGACCCGGACACGGGTGGGTGTGCGGGTGAAGGCGGCGGTGTGA
- a CDS encoding type II toxin-antitoxin system Phd/YefM family antitoxin, which translates to MKTMTYSESRARYAEVLNSVTDDREEVVITRAGHEPVVIVSLEDYESLKETAYLLRSPANARRLLASIDELENGGGTVRELATDE; encoded by the coding sequence ATGAAAACCATGACGTATTCCGAGTCGCGCGCCCGGTACGCCGAGGTACTCAACTCCGTCACCGACGACCGCGAAGAAGTCGTTATCACCCGGGCCGGACATGAGCCGGTCGTCATCGTCTCCCTTGAGGACTACGAGTCCCTGAAGGAGACGGCGTACCTGCTGCGAAGCCCGGCGAACGCCCGGCGCCTGCTCGCGTCCATCGACGAGCTGGAAAACGGCGGCGGCACCGTACGCGAGCTGGCGACCGACGAATAA